The following nucleotide sequence is from Bactrocera oleae isolate idBacOlea1 chromosome 2, idBacOlea1, whole genome shotgun sequence.
CAAGTGAAGCTAAATAACATATTCGACAAAATCGAAACACAAAGTATGGACGATGACCGATTCGAGGATAATCTTGAAGAATTAAGTGCTCAGCTGTTGCGAATTGTCGAAGAAAATGAACGCCAAATAACGAATTCAACTTATAACGAACAAAACTGCCAAATAGTTGATTGTACTGCCACTAGTGGTGACTCCATCGTTTCGCCCAATGCCACTCCTTCGGCTGCTGCCATAGTGATGTTGGATATGCTTGATGAAAATAGTGCTAACAATTacaccaccaccgccaccacAACCGTCACGGCAACGACTAGATCCAGTGGAGTGTGTGAGAGAGTCGAACAGTATACTGATGACATTTTAGCAGTCCAAACAGAGGTTTCACCCAAAACAATCGAAGACTCTTTCTTGgcaaaaacaatttcaataaCAAACGAGAATAATGCAACTGCTGCCCCCATAACTGAAGCTAACATTTACACTGCCGGCgttgaatgtcaaagtgaagcgGAAATGCAGATGACAAAGTTGACGACTGTAACTGTTAAAACAATGGCAGTCGATAACGAAGTAGAAGAaggaaataaaaacgaaaatgaaatagaaTTAGAACTGGAACACGAAGAGGAAGATATAAGCGAGCAAATACATTTACACGTAGATGATATAATTGAGGAAGACTTTACGCTTGAAGACCAACTGGTGGAGGAGAAAGCAGAGACAACATTAGGTACAGACAGATCATTGGACCGAGACCTTACTCAGGAAGACTGCTATTTAAATGTAATGAGCGGAGATGTGTCACAACCTGAAGGTTATGCCGAAGAAAGTGTGCCTTTTGTGGAAGCTGTTGAAGATGAAAATGACGTTTATGAAGAAGATGAAGGAGTATTGGAAGCATTCGAACCCGTCACACTTCCAACGAACACCTACAATACAAATAACAATACTATTTTAGGTTCACAATTTGTCTTTCAGTCGTCTGCTACGAACAATTGCTACAGTCAAACAATGGGCCAACCACCAGATGTTAGCATTGTTTTTGAGTGTAAATACTGCCACAAAACCAAAGACGTGCCAAGCACTCATTTCGAAACTCAACAGACACTACTCGAACACataacacacacgcacaacgCCGAATATCCCTTTACATGCCCGCAACGCGGTTGCACAGAGGGTTTTCGCGACGCCGCCTCACGCACGGTCCACATGAAAAGCGAGCACGTGGCCAAACATTATGAGTGTGATGTGTGCGGCAAAAAGTATGCCGATCGCTTTAACTTACGCCATCACCACGAGAAGTTCCACAGCGAGACCGATTTTGGGTGTGACACTTGCGATAAGCGTTTCTACTCGCGTAAAAGTCTTAATTACCATATGAAGTGGCACAATCCggaattgttgttgcattgtagTCACTGCGATCGTTTGTTTATTAATCAGCGACACTTGAAGTGTCATGAAGAAACGCACAACGGGGTGAGGAATACTGAATTTTGTACGTTTTGTGGTAAAAGtaagtaaacatatgtataactaaatatgTTAGCGGTTATAAATTACAAACTTGCTGAAAAGCTTGTTGGTTGTATAAGTaattcatatgtatatcaaagTATATCAGCGAAAGAAGTTTAGAATGAAAAGTACTTTAGAAGTCCCTAAAGTAACTATAGAAATAGTCTTGTTTAATTTGTTAGTCATGTATGCATACAATTATCATGTAAACATTTTTCAGCATCTTTTACACCAAGTAGAAATTGGCTTCAATACCTTCTTTTTATTGATTACGGATTTtcagatattattattttactatgTAATATCGGGCTAATTCTTGCCTGCTTCTCCCTCTCTGCCTTCAAAAGGTGACGCGTTCATACGTATAGAGCCGGgtgtatatatgatatttagtcctaccatttgttctgttacaagttcaggccaatatacaaatgaaattataatacatttcttaataaagttatttttattgaataatgcatatattaaatgagcgatatacaaaattttattcgcaATGGTCACCTTCTGCTTTCATACTAGAGCTCAAACGAGCCATTGATCAATAGCAAAACGCACActttctattggtattgacgacACTGCTCGAACTGAAAAGTTTTTGAGTCACCAAATTTCTGTGGGGTATTCAACAGACCATTTTCCCGAATTCTGATCACAAACTGTAGTCCAATGGATTCAAATCTGGGCTTCCAAATTGCTTAATTGCTTTACCACGCATCCTGATGGTACACTTTTGCCCCAAAACCAAACCATTGCGGCAACTGTATGGTGACCACGTTGATCCcttgcaataacattttttgcgtaTTTGGAAGTATTTGCATGGATTTTGtcgttttgcttattaaaaactttttcaacagTGAAAATTTGTTCATCTGTAAAATGGATACTTTCATGACCGTTGACTGTACGCCTCTGAAGAAGCCGCTTACATCTTTTAAGCCTAATTTGTTTCAAGCGTGTTGTCAGAAGATGACCAGTTGACTGATGGTAGGCTTTCATGTGCAGATCATCTCGAATGAGTCTTGACATTAATCTGGTCAACACATCCATTTACCTTGACATAACTATTTCTTTTCTATGGGGATTTCTACGCATGCGCTCGCGAGTGATTTATGGCTGAATTGGTTCGAACCACGCGAAAAAACTTCTCTTTCAGTCATCAACTGTAGACTTAAAAACGATTTGGTTTTTACGAAGAACCGTTAAAGCCGAAAATTTAGTAATTATAATgacattttgttaaaatatggtaatgtaaattctcaaatttttgacatttcttaTAATCTTTCATACTTTATTAGTGGCTTCATTACTGTGCGAAAGTCTGTTTGTTGAGAAATGTTGAAAGGGATTTTAActgaaaatgtgtttttatttacaatgaatattattttttcttgttcttgctAGAAAATCTCAAGTTTTACCTTcatttacaataatttgtttcttttaaaggttgtaaagataaaataatttgGCCCGATCTGACAATATGATTGTTTAGAAATCAAGTTAACATATTTTCTGACCTTACTTTGCTGAGGACCGTATAATTATTgttcatatttgtacatatgcttCACTTATACTcacttgttattaaaaaaaatctctcCCTAGCGTTCATACACTTGAAAACTTTGCGTTGGCATTTGTATCGACAACATGGCGGCGAAAAACCATACAAGTGCGGCCACTGCACTGAGGGTAAGCAAAGCTTTACCCGGCTTTTGCAACTCATTtaagacaataataataataatatgcatTCATACGTTCATTCATCCACACAAacttttcaaattcatttatcGTTCATCACAAGTACTCGTATGTGTACGTGTATGTGTACGCCACTTTTTATCACAACAAAGGATACATTTTTCAAGTTGCAGTGAGAATAGTGTATAACTTCGTTTCAAATATAGACAATGGTAAAAGTAATCATTCTGTGTTATGtaataattacattttattctactttttttatatttctttaatctattatttataaacatatacatatgtacatatgcattttgcatgttgcaacttttccccgtgcactttgaaatatttttttcactcgAGATCGTTAGAAACGATTGAGATATTTTATagccatataatatatatatatgtatatagcatatTTGATGTCGTTTCTATTTCTTCGACAATCAGTATGTATGTCAATCTTGGCTTTAAGTTTTTATTCCCTGAAGGAAATGTCGCAGACcccataaaatacatataaaggggTTTCCCAATAAGAgtcatatgattttttttcaaaacacactaattgttaaggaaatttaaatgttttttatttaatatgaagcacaatcgatacaattaagttctgaaaaatgacttcaaataactccacaagaagtagtcaaatggtgttaaatcacaacttcaatgtcacaatttattgaaatgatcgaatctccaaacttttctcgcaataattcgtgTGTCACGTAGACCCGTCTTGTcagaaccagatgttgtcaagatcaacttcttccaattgcggccatacaatttggttatcatcgatctataccgttctccattgacagtaacgatatgaccagcttcatttcgaaagaagtacggaccgatgattccaccagaccaaaaaccacaccaaactgtcaatttaggtgaatgtaatggttgttcctGAATAATTtctggattttcttcgcaccagaatcgacagttttgtttatttaccgcaccactcagatgaaagtaaGCCTTATCGGGcaagatgattttcttaaaaaagtcgttatcgttttcaagttgttccaaGGCAAAATCAGTAAATTGTAAAGAATGCAAGCCCAAATCCTTTCTCAAAATCTGCCAGGTTGTGGTTTGAGACAGTCCCAATTCTTGagaattataaatattgtaacacCTATAAGGAAacgtatcgatctgaaattttgcacgcgaCCTTTTCTGTCCTAGAAcctgctcatatgtcggaaccgccgatatcggaccactatagaatatagctatCATGACTGAATGATCAAGGTCAAgtttttgtgtggaaaacttttttacttgtgaagggtattataaagTCGATGCAATtgaagttgacgttttttcatgttttgtaTACTAAAAAGTTATTAAGTATGGTATGTTGTATAACAGCCATTAATTAATTTGCGATAACTTATAAATAATGATTTAGAATTTGATTTCATAATCGGCGTCCCTTGGATCATTTATCAAGTTAATTCAACTATAGTAAAAGCTTTTATAGCCTTAAGTAGGGATCCTGACTTCTCGGAATGATActgcaatatacatatgtaggtcttTTGAACTAATAAGACGTAATCAAAAGCTATACCTACACGATTTCACTTTctgatataaataatttaatatttttttttcctttttaagaagatttatttgaattagattatttacatttcaacaaaatattagGGCAGTTCATAAACATCTCATGTCTCATAAATAGTTATTATTCTACTACTATCGTCATTTTTTATTATCGTTATATAAACATAAGAATAtctaaatttatcaattttaaatttagagagacattatttttttctatttttactcTTTATAAATTTTGCATTCTGATGCAAATAAAAGGCAACTGACCAAATGTAATTAGTTTTTTTCGTCGTCTTAACCAAATTGTCAGAACCAATTCTATATTTACAAAACTGATCAGAATGAAGAAACTAAGAGGCTAGATTTAGAACCCAGATAACTTAGTCATGCAGCACTTACCTAGAATACACACATAAATTGAAATTGTACATCACTCCCAACACAAAACCAACGATCACCTGGCATTCCCATATTGTTCATGTCATAAGAAGCAATCATTCAAACTTACTTAAATTTCATGTCCGTGCAATAACAAATAACGTAATTCTTATGCAATTCCCACCAAGTTTTCGCTTCGTACCTGGAGAAGCGCATACACATGCTGGAGAATCATTTGGAGAACCTCACCGGCATCGAACGCACCGAATGCATGCTCTGCCGGGAACGCTACGAGGATGAACGCGATCTGAGCGAACACATACGTAGCAAACATGTTGAAAGGCCGAAGTCTTCCGTGCTGTTAATAGCGAACAATAAACGAGTGGTGCGTAATAAGCGACAGAAGAACTATAGCGGAATTTTTCAGTGTGAGATTTGCGCCCAGCGTTTCAATATGAAATCGGCGTTGGAGCGGCACGCGGCGGTGCATTCAAGTATTGGGAGACCGCACAAATGCCCGGTGGAGTCGTGTGCGAAGCGTTTCAAGCGTGCGCAGGATATGAATTGGCACATGAAGACGCATTCGAACGAGAAGCCGAACATTTGCGATGTATGCGGCAAAGGATTTGCCCTGAAATATGTGCTGAATCAGCACAAGCGGAGCCATGAAGGTGAGAGATGCGAGATGTCTGACTAATTTCAACCAGATAAGTAAAACTAAGTCGTTCTCCTCTAAATTATTTAGTGTTAAAATGacaaatttcattcataaattcCTCCCTCAGAATGGGAACGAGTGAAAGTTGTACATACACGTACATTCTTGCTATCCAAAAATCACTTCATATAACATTTTAGCACCTGCcatatatttacatgcatttccgTAACAGGCTGCAAGTGAAGACATTTTAGAAATTAATTGTGGATATTCAACAAATGACATTCAACAATACATAAGTATTCATGCAGAGGCATTTATGACTTCTTTACATCTTGCGACAACAACAAAGCCTCCTTACTTGTTCCAGAAAAGCTTCTCTGATCAAAATATCAAGTCAAAAGCTTTTATTGGGCGGGTTTCATGACCGGCCTTCTACTTCTTTTTTTTGGGATTGTTAACTGTATTGTAATAAAGATTGCCGTTACATTGCTAATGAAAAAAAGAGTAAACCGCCTACTAGGAACACTAATCTAAATCGGCTTTATTCAAAGTTTTGGAGtcatatactttttataccctgattatggtatattaagtttgccacgaagtttttacaGTTCAGAAAgaattgtctgtccgtctatctgtatatacgcgaactagtctctcagtttatatctttgagatatcgatttgaaattttgctcacgtccttttcttcacaagaagctgctcattttttggaatcgccgatatcggactactttaacatatagctgtcatacaaattaagcaatcaaaattaagtcttataaggaaaactattttatgtgacaagatatcttcataggcatatttggcatggattttttccaaagcaacggcacaatcttcaaagaaattgtccagatcggaccacttagcatatagctgccatacaaactgaacgatcaaaatcaagttcttgtatggaatcttttgtaaaccgaagttaacgttttttcatgtttttaagtttttaagttataatatatatacatatatatataatatatatataacatattaaacTTTTCAAGAATGCTAACCCagattataatttataattttacttcttaTGATAGTCCTtgagaaaaatttcaaatgcgTGATCTGCGGACGTGCCTACCTCTTTGAGAAATCCCTGCGTGTGCATGAACGAGTACACACGGGCGATACATACTACCGCTGCGATTTGTGTGGCGAAAATTTTGTTACGCACATGAAATTCAAAAGTGAGTTATTCATAAAAGCTAGTAGACATTACTAAACgagcttaaaatatattattttcagctCATATGATGAAAAATCATGATCCGGAGACAACAAATCTTGAGGATTACAATATGGATGCCTTTGAAGAACAACTATACGAACAATAGATGGGCAACGATTATTTTATATGCACTTAACTAACAGGAGATTTGCCCAAGtaaatattgctttttcaaagcGTGGTTTATTTGCACttctcagtattttttttaactcatgAACATgcataataaacaataaattacatttattatCAAGATACACATATTTAGAAAGCTGAAAACTTTCAACCAAAATTTTCAACTCCCCTCTACCCCGGGCTAATCTCAAATAACGCTACTTAAAATCGGCACATAAAATTTCGTAAACAGGATTTTATTACACCATTTGTACTGGGTAAATATTTAGTAAGACCATCTATCACTTGAAAATTAGATTCATATAAGAATACTGCAGAAGGGAATTCACTAAAGAAAATGTTTGAATGACATTGACGTGTACTTtcttatacatgcatatgcatatttatatttacgaaAAGGGATATGCACAAACACAATAATACGCACACAATGGCTCACCGTAAACGCAAACAGTAGCAGAAATTTACACAAACATACGTAACACAATTGAAACggatcaaataaataaaaactaatagacaaaattaaaaagaaatatatacataacttagtatgtaccatatact
It contains:
- the LOC106622725 gene encoding zinc finger protein ZFP2, giving the protein METCRTCARCDFEDETKWFDLFHTTRCTREIEEMRVEFNNWHLQISPNDGLPQKICSDCFSKFCNVFTFRMQCQQAQVKLNNIFDKIETQSMDDDRFEDNLEELSAQLLRIVEENERQITNSTYNEQNCQIVDCTATSGDSIVSPNATPSAAAIVMLDMLDENSANNYTTTATTTVTATTRSSGVCERVEQYTDDILAVQTEVSPKTIEDSFLAKTISITNENNATAAPITEANIYTAGVECQSEAEMQMTKLTTVTVKTMAVDNEVEEGNKNENEIELELEHEEEDISEQIHLHVDDIIEEDFTLEDQLVEEKAETTLGTDRSLDRDLTQEDCYLNVMSGDVSQPEGYAEESVPFVEAVEDENDVYEEDEGVLEAFEPVTLPTNTYNTNNNTILGSQFVFQSSATNNCYSQTMGQPPDVSIVFECKYCHKTKDVPSTHFETQQTLLEHITHTHNAEYPFTCPQRGCTEGFRDAASRTVHMKSEHVAKHYECDVCGKKYADRFNLRHHHEKFHSETDFGCDTCDKRFYSRKSLNYHMKWHNPELLLHCSHCDRLFINQRHLKCHEETHNGVRNTEFCTFCGKTFIHLKTLRWHLYRQHGGEKPYKCGHCTEVFASYLEKRIHMLENHLENLTGIERTECMLCRERYEDERDLSEHIRSKHVERPKSSVLLIANNKRVVRNKRQKNYSGIFQCEICAQRFNMKSALERHAAVHSSIGRPHKCPVESCAKRFKRAQDMNWHMKTHSNEKPNICDVCGKGFALKYVLNQHKRSHEVLEKNFKCVICGRAYLFEKSLRVHERVHTGDTYYRCDLCGENFVTHMKFKTHMMKNHDPETTNLEDYNMDAFEEQLYEQ